A stretch of the Pseudomonas helvetica genome encodes the following:
- a CDS encoding transposase — MRQRTSYPKPFKTQVVQECLQPGASVASVAMSHGINANVVRKWLPLYRDHQFTDLPAFLPVKLEPNIPNEKSISIELPCGQGTMTVKWPASDPDGCTRFLRGLTQ; from the coding sequence GCCAACGAACCTCTTATCCAAAGCCCTTCAAAACCCAAGTCGTCCAGGAATGCCTGCAACCGGGCGCCTCTGTTGCCAGTGTCGCGATGAGTCACGGCATCAACGCCAACGTCGTGCGCAAATGGTTGCCGCTTTACCGCGATCATCAGTTCACTGACTTGCCCGCTTTCTTGCCGGTGAAGTTGGAACCAAACATTCCGAACGAGAAGTCCATCAGCATCGAGTTGCCATGCGGGCAAGGAACGATGACCGTGAAATGGCCGGCTTCCGATCCTGATGGCTGTACCCGATTCCTTCGCGGACTAACTCAATGA
- the tnpB gene encoding IS66 family insertion sequence element accessory protein TnpB, whose translation MRAGTETALARVVAVFGAAKPHCAYLFANRRANRMKVLVHDGVGIWLAARR comes from the coding sequence CTGCGAGCCGGCACAGAAACCGCGCTGGCGCGGGTCGTGGCGGTGTTCGGTGCGGCGAAGCCGCACTGTGCATATCTGTTCGCCAACCGCCGCGCCAATCGTATGAAAGTGTTGGTGCATGACGGGGTGGGGATTTGGCTTGCAGCTCGGCGCTAG
- a CDS encoding YafY family protein, whose protein sequence is MRKADRLFQLVNLIRVHQPISAERLASRVGVSVRSIYRYIDDLSFSGIPIYGTAGVGYALDADFEMPPLTLNRLELDALMLGMEMLSASADNDLSAAARMLLSKISASIVHHKVDPGSAKIRALGTTPSSTRGHLATLRNAIENTQALKITYTSLDGAVSQRVISPLGLFYWGGKWTVGSWCSARAAYRDFRVDRIASIAIAQQPSPDNPALDLQAYMKHQASQWKAITTTDTTLSV, encoded by the coding sequence GTGCGTAAAGCTGATCGCTTATTTCAATTGGTAAATCTGATTCGTGTCCATCAGCCAATCTCTGCTGAACGACTGGCTAGCCGAGTCGGAGTTTCCGTTCGCTCAATCTATCGATACATCGACGACCTTTCCTTCAGTGGAATCCCAATCTATGGTACCGCTGGCGTGGGGTACGCCTTGGATGCCGATTTTGAGATGCCGCCTTTAACGTTGAACAGGCTCGAACTGGATGCATTGATGCTTGGGATGGAAATGCTTTCAGCTTCTGCCGATAACGATCTAAGTGCTGCTGCAAGGATGTTGTTGAGCAAAATCTCAGCATCCATAGTCCATCACAAGGTTGACCCCGGCTCAGCAAAAATCAGGGCACTTGGAACAACACCGTCCTCGACGCGTGGCCATCTGGCAACCCTTCGAAATGCCATCGAAAACACTCAGGCGCTGAAGATAACTTATACCAGCCTGGACGGTGCGGTTTCGCAACGCGTCATTTCCCCCCTTGGCCTTTTCTACTGGGGAGGGAAGTGGACAGTTGGCAGCTGGTGTAGTGCCAGGGCGGCTTACCGCGATTTTCGGGTCGACCGCATAGCCTCCATCGCTATTGCCCAACAACCCTCGCCCGACAATCCTGCCCTTGATCTCCAAGCGTATATGAAGCATCAGGCAAGCCAGTGGAAGGCGATCACCACTACTGACACTACGCTGTCAGTATGA